Below is a genomic region from Nitrospirota bacterium.
AACTATCCTCTTGCGGAGCAAGAAAACTTACTATTGAGCTTAGATTTCTCAGACACGGCGTTTGTTTCTGCTTCAAGTGTGGAGAGAGTTTCGGTTTCTTGAGGTTGAGCAGAGAAGTGAAGAGTATCGTTTACAAAAACTGTAAACACAATTAGTGTTCAGGACAGCTCAAGAGTGCAAGAATTGTCTCTACAACATTTGTAAACGCTTTTCTCAGCTACTCCCTGTACTCAACGCTAAGACCTTCTCTTAGAAACTGCTCAATTCTCCTGCAATTAAACGCGTTTTAGAAAACCGCTCCGCCTATTTTCAGCTCAATTCAAATAGAGTCTTCTACAAGCACGATCATTCCAAGATCGTTTTATAATATAATTATGCAAGAAACAAGAAATGGGGAAATGATGATAAAGATAAAGCTGGGCTATGTGATAGTCATCATCTTCATGGTGGCTTTTGCCAGCAGGCTCGATGCGGCTGATGCAATAAATGGATTCACTCAGCAGACCCTTGATGGAAAGACTATCAGATCCGAAGTGTTGAAGGGATTGCCAATGGTGATTAACATCGGCTCACACTGGTGACCACAGTGCAAGCTGGAGGCTCCAGCTCTTCAGAAGGCTTATCTGACCTACGGGAAAAAAGGCGTGTTTTTTCTGGGCATCTTTGCAATGAGCAGCGATGATGAAATCAGGACTTTTACGGAAACCTATAAAATGACTTTCCCCGTTGGGAGAGAAAACGGAATAGCTGAAAAGCTAAAAGTCAGGGGAATACCAGCGACAATATTTGTTGCTA
It encodes:
- a CDS encoding TlpA family protein disulfide reductase, coding for MEAPALQKAYLTYGKKGVFFLGIFAMSSDDEIRTFTETYKMTFPVGRENGIAEKLKVRGIPATIFVAKDGSIIKRHIGSITYEELSTNIEAILK